Proteins encoded together in one Shewanella oneidensis MR-1 window:
- the rluD gene encoding 23S rRNA pseudouridine(1911/1915/1917) synthase RluD: protein MTQEINLKSEISATQTGLRLDQALAELFPDYSRTRIKEWILSDAVYVDGVMVNKPREKVFELQQIEINATLEEEVHAAAQAIELDIVYEDDDILVINKQAGLVVHPGAGNADGTLMNALLHHCPNIEHVPRAGIVHRLDKDTTGLMVVAKTVEAQTHLVAALQAREITREYEAIVLGTMTAGGTVDEPIGRHPTKRTHMAVHHSGKPAVTHYRVAEKFRNHTRLRLRLESGRTHQIRVHMAYIGHVLVGDPVYGGRPKPPKAASPEFFEILKNFKRQALHAVRLELAHPVTCEIMSWTAPIPEDMVILTKALRQDTLEHPIEY from the coding sequence ATGACACAAGAGATTAATCTAAAAAGCGAGATTTCGGCAACACAAACTGGCCTGAGATTGGATCAAGCACTGGCTGAGTTGTTTCCAGATTACTCGCGCACGCGCATCAAGGAATGGATCCTATCTGATGCAGTCTATGTTGATGGCGTGATGGTAAACAAGCCACGCGAGAAGGTTTTTGAGCTGCAGCAAATTGAAATTAATGCCACGCTCGAAGAAGAAGTGCATGCGGCAGCTCAAGCGATTGAGCTGGATATTGTCTATGAAGACGATGATATCTTAGTCATCAATAAACAAGCTGGCTTAGTGGTTCATCCTGGTGCAGGTAATGCCGACGGTACTTTGATGAACGCACTGCTGCACCATTGCCCTAATATTGAGCACGTGCCACGTGCCGGTATTGTGCACCGTTTGGATAAAGACACCACAGGTTTGATGGTGGTGGCCAAAACGGTTGAAGCACAGACTCATTTGGTTGCCGCATTGCAAGCTCGTGAAATCACCCGTGAGTACGAGGCGATTGTCCTCGGTACTATGACGGCGGGTGGCACAGTGGATGAGCCGATTGGCCGTCATCCGACAAAACGTACCCATATGGCGGTGCATCATTCGGGTAAACCCGCGGTGACCCATTATCGTGTGGCAGAAAAATTCCGTAATCACACTCGCTTAAGATTGCGTTTAGAATCGGGCCGTACTCACCAAATTCGTGTCCATATGGCGTATATCGGCCATGTGCTGGTGGGTGATCCTGTATATGGTGGCCGTCCAAAACCACCGAAAGCAGCAAGCCCTGAGTTTTTTGAGATTTTGAAAAACTTTAAACGCCAAGCACTGCACGCGGTGCGTTTGGAATTAGCGCATCCTGTGACCTGTGAAATCATGAGCTGGACGGCGCCGATCCCAGAAGATATGGTGATTTTGACTAAAGCACTACGTCAAGACACTTTAGAACATCCGATCGAGTACTAA
- a CDS encoding outer membrane protein assembly factor BamD, which produces MYKFSKGLTLVLFSLALSACSSSPEDNDIAAKTSPDELYSQARTSMELGNYSKAVRSLEALDSRFPFGPHKTQVQLDLIYAYYKMDDVASGIANIDRFIRLNPTHPNIDYVYYMRGLVNMQADSYLFHDMLNIDRTDRDPKNAQDAFKDFDRLIKTYPNSKYAADAQKRMLSLKNRLAKYSIQVAEYYIKMNAWSAAAVRAQSVLETYPGTPSTERALEIMAEAYGELGQNQLKQNVLMVMQANFPNNEILSN; this is translated from the coding sequence ATGTATAAATTCTCCAAAGGCTTAACCTTAGTCCTATTTTCACTAGCGTTATCAGCCTGTAGTAGCAGTCCTGAAGATAACGACATTGCCGCCAAAACCTCACCTGACGAACTTTATTCTCAGGCAAGAACCTCCATGGAGCTTGGCAATTACTCTAAAGCTGTCCGTTCATTGGAGGCGTTAGACTCTCGCTTCCCGTTCGGACCACATAAAACTCAGGTACAATTAGATCTGATTTATGCTTATTACAAAATGGACGATGTTGCCTCTGGTATTGCCAACATTGACAGATTCATCCGTTTAAACCCAACTCACCCCAATATCGACTATGTCTACTATATGCGAGGACTCGTCAATATGCAGGCGGATAGCTATTTATTCCATGATATGTTGAATATCGATAGAACCGATCGCGATCCCAAAAATGCCCAAGACGCCTTTAAGGATTTTGATCGTCTAATCAAAACCTACCCCAACAGCAAATATGCCGCCGATGCGCAAAAACGCATGTTATCGCTGAAAAACCGTTTAGCAAAATACTCCATTCAAGTTGCTGAATACTATATCAAAATGAATGCTTGGAGTGCTGCGGCCGTTCGTGCACAATCTGTGTTAGAAACGTATCCCGGTACACCGTCAACTGAGCGAGCACTGGAGATTATGGCAGAAGCTTATGGCGAGTTAGGTCAGAACCAACTGAAGCAAAACGTGCTAATGGTAATGCAAGCTAACTTCCCAAACAATGAAATCTTATCAAACTAA
- a CDS encoding methyl-accepting chemotaxis protein, which translates to MNGVQIKHKMFIGILVPLLMLVIIAFTAINMMGKLEHSVERIYENQVVPLNDLKIIADKYAVDVNDAVNKANAGGFSASQAANALEDASKTIKLHWQKYLATELTKEESQLTQQAAPLFTAANQQIEQLVSYLRSFNGDVAHQLNDKILPLYQVIDPISSTISELTALQIKIADKEIAVDKELYDSSITIFITLAGLAILLSILIGLWVKRSVMNPINDIVRNLKTIRQDSDLTVKFHTFNDDELGLISTSLTQVIEHLRGILHSIAEAANTVTSSATELSSFTQETNKRMQQQQAETEQTATAMNEMTATVAEVAQSTSAAANSAKDADTYAANGNRIVIDSISSMSQLSEQIQKTAQVIGFLSNESQNIGRVLDVIKSIAEQTNLLALNAAIEAARAGEQGRGFAVVADEVRTLAQRTQKSTQEIEAMIATLQQGVKQAVSAMEVGIKQVDDANNKANQAGQALKEIVASVDNIAELNTHIATAAEEQSSVAENINRSIIAISDITDDATRSALELSESVINLTKLANSMRSQVSAFRL; encoded by the coding sequence ATGAATGGCGTTCAAATAAAACATAAGATGTTTATTGGCATTCTCGTACCACTTCTAATGCTTGTGATAATTGCGTTTACCGCTATCAATATGATGGGAAAACTAGAACATAGCGTTGAGCGAATTTATGAAAATCAAGTCGTGCCCCTTAATGATCTTAAAATCATTGCCGATAAATATGCCGTCGATGTGAATGATGCGGTGAATAAAGCCAATGCCGGTGGATTTAGCGCTTCACAGGCCGCTAATGCGCTTGAAGATGCCAGCAAAACAATCAAGCTACATTGGCAAAAATACCTTGCTACTGAGCTTACTAAAGAAGAATCACAGCTTACTCAACAGGCGGCCCCCTTATTTACCGCTGCTAATCAACAGATTGAGCAGCTCGTATCGTATCTTAGAAGCTTTAATGGCGATGTCGCTCATCAACTGAATGACAAAATATTACCGCTTTACCAAGTCATAGATCCGATTAGTAGCACAATATCAGAACTTACCGCTCTACAAATCAAAATTGCAGATAAGGAGATAGCGGTTGATAAAGAACTCTATGACTCTTCTATTACCATTTTTATCACGCTAGCAGGGCTTGCAATACTGCTCAGTATCTTGATCGGACTCTGGGTTAAACGCAGTGTGATGAATCCTATCAACGATATTGTGCGCAATCTCAAAACGATTCGCCAAGACTCCGATCTTACCGTTAAATTTCACACCTTTAATGATGATGAACTTGGACTTATCTCAACCAGCCTCACTCAAGTCATTGAACATTTGAGAGGGATTTTGCACTCCATCGCCGAAGCGGCCAACACTGTAACGAGCTCAGCGACCGAACTCAGTAGCTTCACCCAAGAAACCAATAAACGCATGCAGCAACAGCAAGCTGAAACCGAACAAACTGCTACAGCAATGAATGAAATGACGGCGACGGTGGCAGAAGTCGCTCAGAGCACTTCTGCAGCAGCGAATTCGGCAAAGGATGCGGATACTTATGCGGCTAATGGCAACCGTATCGTCATCGACTCGATTAGCAGCATGTCTCAACTCTCTGAACAAATTCAAAAAACAGCGCAAGTTATTGGATTTTTATCGAATGAGAGTCAAAACATAGGTCGAGTTTTAGATGTAATTAAAAGCATTGCCGAACAAACCAATTTACTGGCATTAAACGCCGCAATTGAAGCAGCACGCGCTGGCGAGCAAGGCCGAGGCTTTGCCGTTGTCGCTGATGAAGTCAGAACATTGGCTCAACGTACGCAAAAATCCACCCAAGAAATTGAAGCAATGATTGCAACGCTACAACAAGGCGTAAAACAAGCGGTTAGCGCGATGGAAGTCGGCATCAAACAAGTCGATGATGCCAACAATAAAGCGAATCAAGCTGGCCAAGCGCTAAAAGAAATTGTCGCTTCAGTGGATAATATTGCGGAGCTAAATACTCATATTGCAACCGCGGCGGAAGAACAAAGCAGTGTGGCCGAAAACATAAATCGTAGCATAATCGCGATCAGTGACATTACCGACGATGCGACTCGCTCCGCACTTGAATTAAGTGAGTCTGTGATAAACCTAACCAAACTGGCTAACAGTATGCGCTCTCAAGTCAGTGCTTTTAGACTTTAA
- a CDS encoding pseudouridine synthase has translation MQSKRGRLDRYLATKLQIHRKAVRALLLAERVYVNGIPAKALDLQVDEFSHIVFDGHILQANQPIYLMMHKPVGVVSATKDKEHQTVIDLLACEARHELHIAGRLDLNSSGLLLLTNDSRWSEALMSPEQKVDKVYRVILANPLSEEYIAAFAQGMYFAFEDITTQPAKLVILDSHLAEVTLMEGKYHQIKPMFGRFRNPVVELHRLSIGDITLDEALSPGESRMLTVEEVASIWPR, from the coding sequence ATGCAATCTAAACGTGGTCGCCTTGATAGATACCTAGCAACTAAGTTGCAAATTCACCGCAAAGCAGTGCGAGCACTTTTGCTTGCAGAGCGAGTGTATGTGAATGGCATCCCTGCTAAAGCGCTCGATCTGCAGGTGGATGAATTTTCCCATATCGTGTTTGATGGGCACATATTGCAAGCCAATCAACCCATATATTTGATGATGCATAAACCCGTTGGCGTAGTCAGTGCCACCAAAGATAAAGAGCATCAAACCGTTATCGACTTGCTGGCGTGTGAGGCGCGCCACGAGCTGCATATTGCTGGCCGCTTGGATTTAAATTCATCGGGTTTATTACTGCTTACCAATGATAGCCGTTGGTCTGAGGCGTTAATGTCACCTGAACAAAAAGTGGATAAAGTGTATCGGGTAATTTTAGCCAATCCTTTGAGTGAGGAGTATATCGCAGCATTCGCTCAGGGCATGTATTTTGCGTTTGAAGATATTACCACTCAACCTGCAAAGCTTGTGATCTTAGATTCTCATCTAGCCGAAGTTACTCTGATGGAAGGAAAATACCATCAAATCAAACCGATGTTTGGTCGTTTTCGTAATCCTGTGGTGGAGTTACATCGTCTTTCCATTGGCGATATTACACTGGATGAAGCTTTAAGCCCTGGTGAGAGTCGGATGCTAACAGTAGAAGAAGTCGCATCAATCTGGCCGAGATAA
- a CDS encoding helix-turn-helix transcriptional regulator — MKTTDKIIQLLKLHGPLTAKTLAEELALTTMGVRQHLQALEEAGDVDIEDRVEGRGRPTRYWGLTEQSRIHFADRHSELSLQLIDSVKMIFGDQGLEKLIEHREHTAMQQYSAAMLGMADIASRLAKLVELRTLEGYMATQDEMDGVFWLFENHCPICSAATKCQNFCRSELQLFQQLFADIARVSREEHIVEGARRCAYRIAPLS, encoded by the coding sequence ATGAAAACCACTGATAAGATTATTCAATTACTCAAATTGCATGGTCCGTTAACGGCTAAGACCTTAGCGGAAGAATTGGCGTTAACGACCATGGGAGTTCGTCAGCATTTGCAAGCCTTAGAAGAGGCGGGTGATGTTGATATTGAAGATAGAGTCGAAGGTCGTGGCCGTCCAACTCGATATTGGGGGTTAACGGAGCAGAGCCGGATACACTTTGCCGACCGTCACAGTGAGTTGAGTTTGCAACTGATTGATTCAGTAAAAATGATATTTGGCGATCAGGGGTTAGAAAAACTGATCGAACATCGCGAACACACTGCGATGCAACAGTACAGTGCGGCAATGCTTGGTATGGCCGATATTGCCAGTCGACTCGCGAAACTGGTGGAGCTGCGAACTCTTGAGGGCTATATGGCAACGCAGGATGAAATGGATGGGGTTTTCTGGTTGTTTGAAAATCATTGTCCTATCTGTAGCGCGGCGACGAAATGCCAAAATTTTTGTCGCTCAGAGCTGCAATTATTCCAGCAATTGTTTGCCGATATCGCCAGAGTGAGCCGCGAAGAGCATATTGTCGAAGGTGCTCGTCGCTGCGCTTACCGTATTGCCCCGTTATCTTGA
- a CDS encoding NADPH-dependent FMN reductase, producing MKLLIVSTSQRSNSQSAKVARYITENRFLAPHSEGYEAIHHLELCQFNLPFWDGDEDSKGEHWPEIAQKVAQADALILITPEWGGMASPLLKNFLLMCSRQETAHKPVLLISVCSGISGAYPIVEVKMNALKNNKLVPIPDHLIIRNVENVLNATPQGTRDIDLRERVQYSLFMLHQYAQALAPIRQRHIHQPYPKQQEYCYGM from the coding sequence ATGAAGTTACTCATCGTCAGCACCAGCCAAAGATCCAACTCGCAAAGCGCTAAAGTGGCAAGATATATCACCGAGAATCGTTTTTTAGCACCGCATTCGGAAGGTTACGAGGCTATCCATCACTTAGAACTTTGCCAGTTCAACCTACCCTTTTGGGATGGAGATGAAGACAGTAAGGGCGAGCATTGGCCAGAAATAGCACAAAAGGTAGCACAGGCAGACGCGCTGATCCTGATCACGCCAGAATGGGGCGGAATGGCTTCGCCGCTTCTGAAGAACTTTTTATTGATGTGTAGCCGCCAAGAAACGGCCCATAAGCCTGTGTTGTTGATTTCAGTTTGCAGCGGCATTAGCGGTGCTTACCCCATTGTGGAAGTCAAAATGAATGCTCTCAAAAACAATAAATTAGTACCGATTCCCGACCATTTGATCATCCGTAATGTCGAGAATGTACTCAACGCTACACCCCAAGGTACGCGGGATATCGACCTCAGAGAAAGAGTGCAATATAGCCTGTTTATGTTGCATCAATACGCCCAAGCCTTAGCGCCGATACGCCAACGCCATATTCATCAACCCTATCCCAAGCAGCAGGAATACTGCTACGGTATGTAA
- a CDS encoding VOC family protein — MIHLEHINLVVDDIPKALIFYQAAFPHWRIRGGGESTWYSKPRNWTHFGDDYQYIAFSDNGEGENRDLTGHQIGLAHFAFVVSDLDAIITRLTQAGFPIAKEGMEDPYRRNIYFFDAHGFEVEFVEYLSDIPAERNRY; from the coding sequence ATGATCCATTTAGAGCACATCAACCTCGTCGTCGACGATATACCTAAAGCATTAATCTTTTACCAAGCCGCCTTCCCCCATTGGCGTATTCGTGGTGGAGGGGAAAGCACTTGGTATAGCAAACCGCGTAACTGGACCCACTTTGGTGATGATTATCAATATATAGCTTTCAGTGATAACGGCGAAGGTGAAAACCGCGACTTAACGGGTCATCAAATTGGCTTAGCCCATTTTGCTTTTGTCGTAAGTGATTTAGATGCAATCATCACCAGACTGACTCAAGCAGGTTTTCCGATAGCAAAAGAGGGCATGGAAGATCCCTATCGCCGCAATATTTACTTTTTTGATGCCCATGGATTTGAAGTCGAGTTTGTTGAGTATCTGAGTGATATTCCCGCAGAGCGAAACCGCTATTAA
- a CDS encoding YcxB family protein, with protein MTTPYCYSTTYILDKAHFDECYTQSVKPDPTLKPYYKAMGFGLIGIALIFADVSLYLAYFFVGLGVIEALNVKYNKAWWLMRQMMSKAANNEVTLIVDEQGIHTKSQYVNAQILWTDIYRIVQTDKGFLITHKTGTSYISNRSLDDACIGFIQTKI; from the coding sequence ATGACCACACCCTATTGTTATTCCACAACTTACATCTTAGATAAAGCGCATTTTGACGAGTGTTATACCCAGTCCGTCAAACCCGATCCCACACTCAAACCTTACTATAAAGCCATGGGATTTGGGCTCATTGGCATTGCGCTGATTTTTGCAGATGTCAGCCTCTATCTGGCCTATTTCTTTGTTGGGCTCGGGGTGATTGAAGCATTAAATGTAAAATACAACAAAGCTTGGTGGTTGATGCGGCAAATGATGAGCAAAGCAGCCAATAATGAAGTGACACTTATTGTTGATGAGCAAGGTATCCACACAAAATCACAATATGTAAACGCTCAAATTCTCTGGACGGATATTTATCGAATTGTGCAAACGGATAAAGGGTTCCTAATCACCCATAAAACGGGAACCAGTTATATCTCTAACCGTAGCCTAGATGATGCCTGTATCGGATTTATCCAAACCAAAATCTGA
- a CDS encoding acetate uptake transporter: MSTKLANPAPLGLMGFGMTTILLNIHNAGYFPIDSMILAMGIFYGGLGQIIVGIMCFMRGDTFGTTAFTSYGLFWLTLVGLILMPNAGVAASPSYFMGWYLTLWGIFTAFMFVGSLRYPRAKQFVFASLTILFFLLAARDFTGSALIGTIAGFEGIICGASAIYFAMAQVLNNEYGRTILPIGELKAKA; this comes from the coding sequence GTGTCGACAAAACTGGCGAATCCTGCTCCATTAGGTTTAATGGGCTTTGGTATGACGACTATCCTGCTAAACATTCATAATGCAGGGTACTTTCCGATTGACTCGATGATTTTAGCTATGGGGATTTTCTATGGCGGACTGGGTCAAATTATCGTGGGTATTATGTGTTTTATGCGCGGTGATACCTTCGGCACAACTGCCTTTACCTCTTACGGTTTATTCTGGTTGACCTTAGTTGGGCTTATTTTGATGCCAAATGCTGGGGTTGCGGCGAGCCCAAGCTATTTTATGGGGTGGTACTTAACCCTTTGGGGAATTTTTACAGCCTTTATGTTTGTGGGATCGTTACGTTATCCAAGGGCTAAGCAGTTTGTGTTTGCCTCACTGACGATTCTATTTTTCCTCCTCGCGGCAAGAGATTTTACTGGCAGCGCTCTAATTGGCACTATCGCGGGTTTTGAAGGAATTATTTGTGGCGCGAGTGCAATTTACTTTGCCATGGCGCAAGTGCTTAATAATGAATATGGCCGCACGATTTTGCCTATAGGTGAGCTTAAGGCAAAGGCCTAA
- a CDS encoding MipA/OmpV family protein — translation MYRTLLILLAALSLPSIGVAKEPCVTKDECIEMRNWDLGVAIGWGQKTNPLRDFDDIPVFFIPTVAYYGEHWFFDNGNLGYSLVEQQYFSLNLVTSYSMDRAYFYRWDPSNIFLKRSTQDGVRMLDTPAVINAEPEPVFNSLESRNFTLLGGAEAFIYTPLGVVRLAYTHDMFNVHQGAEAQIKWTYGWHLTRWVFDMSLVLDWKSTNVVDYYYGVRPSENTYWSQHYHADAGWDKGVEMTARYILTDNWDMLFAFRYTQIADEIAASPLLDQDYSSTYFIGAAYRF, via the coding sequence ATGTATCGAACATTATTAATCTTACTCGCCGCACTCAGCCTGCCTTCAATCGGGGTGGCAAAAGAGCCGTGCGTGACTAAAGATGAATGTATTGAAATGCGCAATTGGGACTTAGGCGTGGCAATAGGCTGGGGGCAAAAAACTAATCCACTTAGGGATTTTGATGATATTCCGGTCTTTTTTATCCCGACAGTGGCTTACTATGGTGAGCATTGGTTTTTTGATAATGGCAACTTAGGGTATAGCCTAGTTGAACAGCAATATTTCAGCTTAAACTTAGTAACCAGCTATAGCATGGACAGAGCTTATTTCTATCGCTGGGATCCTTCAAATATCTTTTTAAAACGCAGTACACAGGACGGGGTAAGAATGCTCGACACCCCAGCAGTGATAAACGCTGAACCTGAACCTGTGTTTAATTCCTTAGAATCGCGCAATTTTACCTTGTTAGGTGGCGCCGAAGCATTTATTTATACCCCGTTAGGTGTAGTTAGGTTAGCCTACACCCATGATATGTTTAATGTGCATCAAGGTGCTGAAGCACAAATAAAATGGACCTATGGCTGGCATTTAACTCGCTGGGTCTTTGATATGTCACTCGTCCTTGATTGGAAAAGCACTAATGTGGTTGACTATTATTATGGCGTTCGCCCGAGTGAAAATACCTATTGGAGCCAACATTACCATGCTGATGCTGGTTGGGATAAAGGGGTAGAAATGACAGCCCGTTATATCTTAACAGATAATTGGGATATGCTATTTGCATTCCGCTACACTCAAATTGCAGATGAAATTGCCGCCAGTCCCTTGCTCGATCAAGACTATAGCAGTACATATTTTATTGGCGCAGCATATAGGTTTTAA
- a CDS encoding DUF3019 domain-containing protein: protein MLYMLGLSVSLMGPFNVLAAPNEESKLKLTPEICITGDENQACEIHVELQWQLAKNELVCILSDNNAYPKWCSESLEQHTMTLSVSTQSDIHFVLVSKETNQTLAGAKLKITSTSQPQVRRRYRNPWSLF, encoded by the coding sequence ATGCTGTACATGTTGGGCCTAAGCGTAAGCTTAATGGGGCCCTTTAATGTACTTGCGGCACCAAATGAAGAGTCAAAATTAAAGCTAACCCCTGAAATCTGTATTACAGGGGATGAAAACCAAGCTTGCGAGATCCATGTAGAATTACAGTGGCAACTCGCGAAAAACGAGCTGGTGTGTATCTTGTCTGATAATAACGCCTACCCTAAATGGTGCAGCGAATCACTAGAACAACACACAATGACATTGAGTGTCAGCACACAAAGCGATATTCACTTTGTTTTAGTCAGTAAAGAAACCAATCAAACACTGGCTGGAGCCAAATTAAAAATCACGTCGACCTCGCAGCCTCAGGTGCGCAGACGTTACCGTAACCCTTGGAGTTTATTTTAA
- a CDS encoding winged helix-turn-helix domain-containing protein, producing MTNPQSPHRVLLVEDDVRLANLIVDYLKSHGMHVEVERRGDTVLTRLINYKPDIILLDIMLPGIDGLSLCEKLPDYFAGPILLMSALGSSEDQIKGLELGADDYVVKPVDPALLVARINNLLRRQNQPPQAESHCLTFGKLSIDPHTHAIRLDNKEVDLTSHEFELLWLLASQAGQVLSRQYIYQLLLNIDFDGKDRKIDVRISRLRKKLNDNIETPFRIKTVWGQGYLFAPEAWNN from the coding sequence ATGACGAATCCACAATCACCCCACAGAGTGTTATTGGTTGAAGACGATGTCCGTCTTGCGAATTTAATCGTAGATTATTTGAAATCCCACGGCATGCACGTTGAAGTAGAACGTCGTGGCGACACAGTGTTAACCCGCTTAATCAACTATAAGCCTGATATCATACTGTTAGACATTATGTTGCCAGGGATTGATGGCTTAAGCCTGTGTGAAAAGTTACCCGATTACTTTGCCGGCCCTATCCTGCTGATGAGTGCCTTAGGTTCGAGCGAAGATCAGATCAAAGGGCTAGAACTCGGCGCCGACGACTATGTCGTCAAACCCGTCGATCCTGCACTGCTCGTTGCCCGAATCAACAACCTATTGCGCCGTCAAAACCAACCGCCTCAGGCCGAATCCCATTGCCTGACTTTTGGTAAGCTCAGTATCGATCCCCATACCCATGCGATTAGACTCGATAACAAAGAAGTCGACCTCACCAGCCATGAGTTCGAACTCCTATGGTTACTGGCATCACAGGCAGGACAAGTACTGAGTCGTCAGTACATTTATCAATTACTGCTTAATATTGATTTTGATGGTAAAGACAGAAAAATTGATGTGCGGATCTCAAGACTTCGTAAAAAGCTCAACGATAATATTGAGACGCCTTTTAGAATTAAAACCGTTTGGGGACAAGGCTACCTCTTCGCCCCAGAGGCTTGGAACAACTAA
- a CDS encoding ATP-binding protein, which produces MKRLFISLYLLLSLSFLGIGWTLDSLWKKNVDENNPLDAPLVAFAQLLTQLPEESRRDYLSALPTDPQLPLNLLSPDQIALPKDQILTSNHLVTTTTSEGEQFQFIQVGEQVLMAGPIEIDPRADLRNLFTLFFYLSLAFVALIWVGPLSRDLSILRKATKDFGEAKWDTRINLSNRSQVKPLANTFNEMARHISALIENQKHLSNAVSHEIRTPLARLKFALALMPMYCKPDSDEQTRQDFLNEMQLDIKEMENLLQELLTYASLESQREGIPLDEYDLITLINQCIKRLSTLSETPITLHADMDALPLVGEPALIERALQNLLTNAQRFARHQILIEVSQTPQRVTLSVSNDGEPIPEVDLPKVFEPFYRSQSVQNGNKGHGLGLAIIKRIMQRHQGEVSVSSNPTQTRFTLSWPKKREI; this is translated from the coding sequence GTGAAACGTCTCTTTATCAGCTTATATTTACTGCTGAGCCTCAGTTTTCTGGGCATAGGCTGGACACTGGACAGCCTGTGGAAGAAAAATGTTGATGAAAATAATCCCTTAGATGCTCCTCTGGTCGCATTTGCCCAGCTGTTAACCCAGCTTCCAGAGGAGAGTCGCCGCGATTACTTAAGCGCACTGCCAACCGATCCCCAGCTTCCGTTAAACCTGCTGAGTCCAGATCAAATTGCATTGCCAAAGGATCAAATTCTCACCTCCAATCACCTAGTCACCACCACAACCAGTGAAGGTGAGCAATTCCAGTTTATTCAGGTAGGCGAACAAGTGTTAATGGCGGGCCCTATCGAGATAGACCCAAGAGCCGATCTGCGTAATTTATTCACCCTATTTTTCTATTTGTCGCTGGCATTCGTGGCGCTAATTTGGGTTGGGCCACTCTCGCGGGATTTAAGTATTCTGCGTAAAGCCACCAAGGATTTTGGCGAAGCTAAGTGGGATACTCGCATTAACCTCTCTAACCGCTCTCAAGTAAAACCCTTAGCCAATACCTTTAATGAAATGGCGCGTCATATCAGCGCGTTAATTGAAAACCAAAAACATCTTTCCAATGCGGTTTCCCACGAAATACGCACCCCTCTGGCGCGGCTAAAATTCGCCCTTGCCTTAATGCCCATGTACTGCAAACCCGACTCTGACGAACAAACACGTCAGGATTTTCTCAATGAAATGCAGCTCGACATTAAGGAAATGGAAAACCTACTGCAGGAATTACTCACCTACGCCAGTTTAGAGTCCCAGCGTGAAGGTATACCTTTGGATGAATACGACCTTATCACGCTGATTAACCAGTGCATTAAGCGCTTAAGTACATTAAGTGAAACCCCAATAACCTTACATGCAGATATGGACGCTTTACCCTTGGTCGGTGAACCCGCTCTGATTGAACGTGCTCTGCAAAATCTACTGACCAATGCGCAACGTTTTGCCCGCCATCAAATCTTGATTGAAGTTAGCCAAACCCCGCAACGGGTAACTTTAAGTGTGAGCAATGATGGAGAGCCGATCCCCGAGGTGGATTTACCTAAGGTGTTTGAGCCCTTCTATCGCAGCCAGTCGGTGCAAAATGGTAACAAAGGTCATGGTTTAGGCCTGGCGATCATCAAGAGGATCATGCAGCGCCATCAGGGAGAAGTGAGTGTAAGCAGTAATCCTACTCAGACACGTTTTACCTTAAGTTGGCCAAAGAAACGGGAAATTTAA
- a CDS encoding DUF1289 domain-containing protein, which translates to MEQLAFFDIPSPCIGVCQTDARGYCKGCLRNRDERFNWLYFTDAQKHDVIRLCHQRKRRRELALYKARQQALEQERAAINPQLDFAPQTAAELDLGDFTLDE; encoded by the coding sequence ATGGAACAGTTAGCCTTTTTTGATATTCCCAGCCCTTGCATCGGTGTGTGCCAAACCGATGCTAGGGGCTATTGTAAAGGTTGCCTGCGCAATCGTGATGAGCGGTTTAATTGGCTGTATTTTACTGATGCCCAAAAGCACGATGTGATCCGCTTGTGCCATCAACGTAAACGTCGGCGGGAGCTGGCCTTATATAAAGCACGTCAGCAAGCGCTTGAGCAGGAGCGGGCCGCTATCAATCCACAGCTTGATTTTGCGCCACAGACCGCCGCAGAGTTGGATTTAGGGGATTTTACTCTCGATGAATAA